A window from Lampris incognitus isolate fLamInc1 chromosome 5, fLamInc1.hap2, whole genome shotgun sequence encodes these proteins:
- the LOC130112628 gene encoding putative nuclease HARBI1, which produces MAAPFLREVPIDPGAAIVKKAFRRERVLRDRHDPLAHPDHFLIGRYGFSRQGIIYLRSLLEPHVANGTRRSKALTVTQTLCIALRFFRRGTFLYAVGDAEHIANATVSRTIRKVYLGLKRFLNVFVRFPGHAEGQPIKNGFYAIAGFPNVIGVVDCIQIPIKAPSRPGDFVNGKGFASINVQIISDSACLISNVEAKWPGSVHNSRIFRESDLCKAFERGAYDGVLIGDGSYACLPFLMTPYADPTPGPQSAYNAALVRTRAQMEMTLEKLKGRFQCLGGLRVAPSRACDIVVACVVLHNIATIRKERVPAVPLQPNNNDPGEPMHADQARGRATRDGITAQHFG; this is translated from the exons atggccgcgccCTTCTTGAGAGAGGTGCCCATAGATCCAGGAGCAGCTATCGTCAAGAAAGCCTTCCGGAGGGAACGCGTCCTGAGGGATCGCCACGATCCTTTGGCGCATCCGGACCACTTTTTAATAGGCAGATACGGATTCAGCCGCCAAGGCATTATCTATCTCAGAAGTTTACTGGAGCCGCACGTCGCCAATGGCACCCGGCGCAGCAAAGCGTTGACGGTGACGCAGACGCTCTGCATCGCGCTGCGCTTTTTCCGCAGGGGAACGTTTCTGTACGCGGTGGGCGACGCCGAGCACATCGCCAACGCCACCGTGTCCCGGACCATCAGGAAggtctacctgggactgaaaAGATTTCTAAACGTGTTTGTCAGATTCCCCGGTCACGCCGAGGGACAGCCTATCAAAAACGGGTTTTACGCCATCGCTG GATTTCCAAATGTAATCGGGGTAGTCGACTGCATTCAAATACCCATCAAGGCGCCGTCCAGACCAGGAGATTTTGTGAACGGAAAAGGCTTCGCCAGCATTAATGTGCAG ATAATCAGTGACTCCGCTTGTCTCATCAGTAATGTTGAAGCAAAGTGGCCAGGCTCTGTCCATAATTCAAGAATATTCAGAGAATCGGATTTGTGTAAAGCATTTGAACGTG GTGCTTACGATGGGGTCCTGATTGGGGACGGGAGCTATGCCTGTCTGCCCTTTCTCATGACTCCATATGCTGACCCGACGCCAGGACCTCAGTCCGCCTACAACGCAGCTCTGGTCCGGACAAGGGCTCAAATGGAAATGACTTTGGAGAAGCTGAAGGGGAGATTTCAGTGTCTTGGTGGTCTGAGAGTTGCACCCAGCAGGGCATGTGATATTGTTGTGGCATGCGTGGTATTGCACAACATTGCCACCATAAGGAAAGAGAGGGTCCCTGCAGTCCCCCTGCAACCTAATAATAACGACCCCGGGGAGCCAATGCATGCTGACCAGGCACGTGGCAGGGCGACGAGGGACGGAATCACCGCCCAACATTTTGGATGA